A single genomic interval of Cucumis sativus cultivar 9930 chromosome 7, Cucumber_9930_V3, whole genome shotgun sequence harbors:
- the LOC101213839 gene encoding AT-hook motif nuclear-localized protein 25 — MSDLNSAVHGASSRNANQFLGSDLQLQNFSQTHLPDPNSADSTTPTTGGSSSRRPRGRPAGSKNKPKPPVIVTRDSPNSLRSHVLEVSPGSDVVESISTYVTRRRYGVCILGGTGAVTNVNLRQPMSPSGSVMTLHGTFEIVSLTGTALPPSGAGGLTIYLADRQRQGHVVGGSVVGPLRASSPVTLMVASFTNAVYDRLPVEEAEPPVQAQASASPSSDITGGGGQLRGIESFNLRDDGYGWNNNASRPPTTL, encoded by the exons ATGTCTGATTTGAACTCCGCCGTCCACGGCGCCTCCTCCCGCAACGCCAATCAATTTCTCGGTTCAGACCTCCAACTTCAAAACTTCTCACAAACCCATCTTCCCGATCCCAATTCTGCCGATTCAACCACTCCCACCACCGGCGGTTCATCCTCGCGCCGCCCTCGTGGCCGCCCCGCCGGCTCCAAGAACAAGCCAAAACCGCCGGTGATCGTAACACGTGACAGCCCCAACTCTCTGAGGTCGCACGTGCTAGAGGTTTCCCCAGGCTCCGATGTGGTTGAATCCATCTCGACTTACGTCACCCGCCGCCGCTACGGCGTTTGCATTCTCGGCGGCACTGGCGCCGTCACCAACGTCAACTTGCGTCAGCCGATGTCTCCGTCGGGTTCTGTTATGACTCTTCATGGAACATTTGAGATTGTGTCTCTGACTGGCACGGCGTTGCCGCCTTCGGGTGCTGGAGGGCTAACGATTTATTTGGCCGACAGGCAACGGCAAGGACATGTCGTCGGAGGAAGCGTCGTCGGGCCATTGAGGGCATCGAGTCCAGTTACACTGATGGTGGCATCGTTTACGAATGCAGTGTATGATCGGCTACCGGTGGAGGAGGCAGAGCCGCCGGTACAAGCTCAGGCATCGGCGTCGCCATCTTCAGATATTACTg GTGGAGGTGGCCAACTTAGGGGTATCGAAAGCTTCAACCTTCGTGACGATGGTTACGGTTGGAACAACAATGCATCAAGACCTCCGACAACACtctga